A single Anopheles maculipalpis chromosome 3RL, idAnoMacuDA_375_x, whole genome shotgun sequence DNA region contains:
- the LOC126561028 gene encoding uncharacterized protein LOC126561028, with amino-acid sequence MNSVGIVLLLVSLQTVPKLVNSLSSTVHAAKQPPLYELDDWNRCDIAPGKDWYCVVRVILSGEAVTNSRSYFEVHDRRHFRRTLLDRGICLKAAQRIASNVSELIGTSLPASWNQSDRYILNRAYFPRSMHPDVSAECVASEEINRRLVTQYRELTAYTEIEYCLKSDPKPQFEQAIGVTLAVVLALGCLLLLNARQWIGKELRTPSAERKSIKQFALFDLYKCFGSVGVVLAHCCLFGPFLVPMENIELLEEFIAHPNAKVWRLLCPFLMLVFFTMSSMLLTVKLLHTGPTHRPTFGAIVINRLIRLVPLNLLMVGFATFAYDRFSGGGPLGSRQLIMEQGFCRSYWWMNVLFISNFNMHKPCLPDSWYVSADMQLYVVITLAILAIFRKPKHTGFIITFLIVCSFLGPFLTVLFTDFDPVGPSNLHEMRFFLLDSNFMAQLYTPFYNNLAWSVSGMVAGIVYDQCQRTDPNSETRKKMLHNLHLVILFLLVILGLSISVTITASEDESQHNRWWLAVCYSMYKLCAASFFGAFFLRIILAEKDIYIPPIVRMGATLYYCIYFIHFPIMRIVYCSDVIRETTVTPFFLIRKSLKVFGITYVLSVLLHYTYENSAIKVLRRIFFFRS; translated from the exons ATGAATTCCGTTGGAATAGTTCTACTACTAGTGTCATTACAAACGGTGCCTAAATTGGTGAATTCTCTTTCTTCCACGGTACACGCCGCTAAGCAACCGCCACTGTACGAGCTGGACGATTGGAACAGGTGTGACATTGCTCCCGGGAAAGATTGGTACTGTGTGGTGCGTGTAATACTGTCCGGCGAAGCAGTTACAAACTCGCGGTCCTACTTTGAAGTTCATGATCGTCGCCATTTTCGAAGGACACTTCTCGATCGTGGAATTTGTTTGAAAGCTGCACAAAGAATTGCGTCTAACGTTAGCGAGTTAATCGGAACCAGTTTGCCCGCCTCATGGAACCAATCGGATCGATATATCTTGAACCGAGCGTACTTTCCTCGCTCGATGCATCCTGATGTGTCGGCAGAGTGCGTTGCTAGTGAGGAGATTAATCGACGCCTGGTGACGCAGTATCGTGAACTTACGGCGTACACGGAGATAGAATACTGCTTGAAAAGTGACCCAAAGCCACAGTTCGAGCAAGCGATCGGTGTTACACTGGCAGTAGTGCTAGCGCTCGGCTGTCTTCTGCTGCTGAACGCACGTCAGTGGATCGGCAAGGAGCTTCGGACACCTTCGGCAGAGCGTAAATCGATCAAACAGTTTGCGCTGTTCGATTTGTACAAAtgcttcggttcggttggaGTAGTTCTAGCCCACTGTTGCCTCTTCGGCCCGTTTCTGGTACCGATGGAAAACATCGAACTACTGGAGGAA TTCATAGCACACCCGAACGCGAAGGTATGGCGCCTACTCTGCCCCTTTCTGATGCTGGTGTTCTTCACGATGAGTTCCATGCTGCTTACGGTGAAGCTGCTGCATACCGGTCCCACCCATCGACCCACATTCGGAGCGATCGTTATAAATCGATTGATAAGACTGGTTCCACTCAATCTGCTGATGGTTGGATTCGCGACGTTCGCGTACGATCGCTTTAGCGGTGGTGGACCGCTCGGTTCGCGTCAGCTGATCATGGAGCAAGGTTTCTGCCGATCGTACTGGTGGATGAACGTGCTGTTCATCTCTAACTTTAATATGCATAaaccg TGCCTGCCAGACTCGTGGTACGTCAGTGCGGATATGCAACTGTACGTAGTGATCACATTGGCAATACTGGCCATATTTAG AAAACCTAAACACACAGGGTTCATCATTACATTCCTGATCGTATGCTCCTTCCTTGGACCATTCCTCACAGTGCTGTTTACTGATTTTGATCCCGTTGGTCCTTCCAATCTGCACGAGATGCGTTTCTTTCTACTCGATAGCAACTTTATGGCACAACTTTATACACCTTTCTATAACAATCTTGCCTGGAGTGTTAGTGGCATGGTAGCTGGAATCGTCTACGATCAATGCCAACGGACCGATCCCAACTCCGAAACTCGAAAGAAGATGTTACACAACTTGCAtcttgtaattttgtttttgctcgtaATTCTCGGGCTCTCTATATCCGTTACGATCACTGCTTCCGAGGATGAATCTCAGCATAATCGTTGGTGGTTAGCAGTTTGTTACTCTATGTACAAACTTTGCGCAGCATCCTTCTTTGGCGCATTCTTCCTGCGCATAATACTTGCAGAAAAAG ATATTTACATCCCACCGATCGTTAGAATGGGTGCGACGCTTTACTACTGCATTTACTTTATTCACTTTCCCATCATGCGAATCGTTTATTGTAGCGATGTGATTAGAGAGACAACAGTAACTCCCTTCTTTCTG attCGAAAATCACTGAAGGTGTTTGGAATAACGTACGTTCTCTCCGTACTGCTGCACTACACATACGAAAATTCTGCAATCAAAGTACTACGACGGATATTCTTCTTCCGATCTTGA
- the LOC126561025 gene encoding nose resistant to fluoxetine protein 6-like, with the protein MKFPFTVLRSNSSSHMVRFVILVLCIGWHLATVEAFDVLLGYNKSEYWKIPQLQVYDSIEQCLHNKPTGVFCIAKVVIKPDSRSEIWRLIKKYSKFTFQYNHDVLTRGVCLERCAGVVEQLGSSADRYYEPKFNVSKRYAISDWLLPNVTQYRQSYGHLINVCQNYDLRTRYNLTGYSEIEECTTNATRQRPMDILDICYLTLLVILLLLAIGSQCYDSWLARRSPDENHYGKTLKSRVATLATAFSMRRNWTRLTYKAARSQYQQDLDFLDLIRVLTMSFILLLHVFIGMAMFTAQNPLAMEQFSAHPLSQMLFSIAPFQVDMFFCISGLLLTVQFLEHTENKRFRISIIWQGLINRYLRSLPVYAVLMLFTVSRYDTFQTTPSAYKIMPKVRLICRQKWWINFLYINNYYQPEEQCLIHTWYLAADFQLFVIGLVVLTVLWRFPKATFWTAVSLGVVGFLLPMINTYLHAMDAMMPLTMKGNEYQLWYDEYFVKSYQATETHCCSYFCGMIAGLLYYKITRKELPLPIATIKNVFTLAYISIIGFALQAPLYNMMRFSKPSVWMAILSGVHKLSIGSFYSMAFLLLTFHDRNSSLRRWFSGNALSRAMARLGFGFYLVQMTVLKVVFGNYPEDTRINVQLIVSTFCSTFILSYGIALFAFIFIEKPFDVLFKLLLSNGNKRKTEPNSATVQSNGNISVISSVMGPGAMVKQNEKVIKHGSSVEHGPN; encoded by the exons ATGAAATTTCCCTTTACCGTGCTACGATCGAACAGCTCATCCCACATGGTCCGTTTTGTGATTTTGGTGCTCTGTATCGGATGGCATTTAGCAACAGTTGAGGCGTTCGATGTATTACTAGGATACAACA AGAGTGAATATTGGAAAATTCCTCAACTGCAGGTGTACGATAGTATTGAGCAGTGTCTCCACAACAAACCGACGGGTGTGTTCTGTATCGCAAAGGTGGTAATCAAACCGGACAGCCGCTCGGAAATATGGAGATTAATTAAA AAATACTCCAAATTTACGTTCCAGTACAATCACGATGTGCTTACGCGTGGCGTGTGTCTTGAACGGTGTGCCGGTGTGGTGGAGCAGTTGGGCTCGTCAGCAGATAGGTATTATGAGCCAAAGTTTAACGTATCGAAACGG TACGCAATTTCGGATTGGTTGCTTCCAAACGTTACCCAGTACCGGCAATCCTATGGCCATTTGATCAATGTGTGCCAAAACTACGATCTTCGAACACGCTACAACCTCACTGGATATTCCGAAATAGAAGAATGTACCACCAATGCAACCCGACAGCGTCCTATGG ACATTCTAGACATTTGCTACCTAACACTACTTGTAATCCTGCTACTGCTAGCGATCGGTTCACAGTGCTACGATAGTTGGCTTGCACGAAGATCGCCCGATGAAAACCATTACGGAAAAACGCTCAAAAGTCGTG TGGCAACTTTGGCGACTGCTTTTTCCATGCGTCGAAATTGGACGCGGTTAACGTACAAAGCGGCGCGTAGCCAGTATCAGCAGGATTTGGATTTTCTCGATCTGATACGGGTGCTGACGATGAGCTtcatactgctgctgcatgtGTTTATTGGAATGGCCATGTTCACTGCTCAGAATCCACTGGCAATGGAGCAG TTTTCAGCACATCCACTGTCGCAGATGCTATTCTCGATTGCACCGTTCCAGGTGGACATGTTCTTTTGCATCAGTGGACTACTGCTCACCGTACAATTTCTCGAACACACCGAAAACAAACGCTTCCGTATCAGTATCATTTGGCAGGGATTGATTAATCGTTATCTAAG ATCGCTACCAGTGTACGCAGTGCTGATGCTATTCACAGTATCTCGCTACGATACCTTCCAGACAACACCGTCCGCCTACAAAATTATGCCCAAAGTACGGCTAATCTGTCGGCAGAAGTGGTGGATCAATTTCCTGTACATCAACAACTACTACCAGCCGGAGGAACAGTGTCTCATACACACCTGGTATTTGGCCGCAGACTTTCAACTGTTCGTCATCGGATTGGTGGTGTTGACTGTACTGTGGCGGTTTCCGAAAGCTACCTTCTGGACGGCAGTCTCACTAGGTGTGGTAGGTTTCTTGTTGCCTATGATCAATACGTACCTGCACGCCATGGATGCAATGATGCCACTGACCATGAA AGGGAATGAATATCAACTGTGGTACGACGAGTACTTCGTAAAGTCATATCAAGCAACAGAAACGCACTGTTGTAGCTACTTTTGCGGCATGATTGCAGGGTTACTCTACTATAAGATCACTCGCAAAGAGCTGCCACTTCCGATCGCGACG ATAAAGAATGTGTTTACTTTGGCGTACATTTCCATCATCGGCTTTGCTCTGCAGGCCCCGCTCTACAATATGATGCGGTTCAGCAAACCGTCCGTCTGGATGGCAATCCTGTCCGGCGTTCACAAGCTATCGATCGGTTCGTTCTACTCAATGGCATTCCTGTTGCTTACCTTCCACGATAGAAACTCGTCCCTCCGTCGCTGGTTTAGTGGGAACGCACTTAGCCGCGCAATGGCACGACTCGGGTTCGGTTTCTATCTTGTGCAGATGACGGTTCTGAAGGTGGTGTTCGGTAACTATCCGGAAGATACACGCATCAACGTTCAACTGATC GTATCAACATTTTGCTCAACATTTATCTTGTCATACGGTATCGCACTGTTTGCGTTCATCTTCATCGAAAAACCTTTCGATGTACTGTTCAAGCTACTACTGAGCAATGGGAATAAAcgcaaaaccgaaccgaactcaGCAACGGTTCAATCGAATGGCAACATTTCGGTGATATCCTCGGTAATGGGACCCGGTGCAATGGTGAAACAGAACGAAAAAGTTATAAAACATGGATCTTCCGTAGAACACGGCCCAAATTAG
- the LOC126561029 gene encoding nose resistant to fluoxetine protein 6-like has translation MDRSVVKLGLLLLASSLIVRSESSSVPPIFLYDDFDHCEAQSSVYCYGRTVLRVDQFPAGFVVPQTESMDRIVYKHRVHHLELGICLRECEQELEGIANRETLYQPQIPVNFTFLIPNELFPTMKDDKRRYETMVNVCVNRRLRARYNITGYTALEYCRPEATKQQARPFDALELLFLAITGTLVGTLVLASVLDFRGIDQDNAIVSAFSIRRNWDRLRERPSSQLHRDLRYIDGLRVIINHLVIVLHSILIASAAPSRNYDELEEMMSFAPLLVYISSNAFLVQVFFTIGGYLLSVNVLRDSEKTPINVRYAGNKILNRLLRLVPVYAFFLLFSVSVNVRFDVNLSGYRLFTAENAICRQNWWANLFFVNNFLWPEELCLMHTWYLAADLQLFLMAMALLLVIYRWPKSVGIVFLVGVIASFVIPGYILHVHKLHPVLPAKLSETKFLTMYDPWLRRIYLPSYANTGSYLFGVIAGYVYHGTKNNRIQLQNSLLFKAFDKCVTPVLIGVIMSTYLWYAIDIPKPNIWVSIYSALYRNIIGIFVAVCFMRCIITPRGDIRKFLSTRFLTTLGKLTYSAYVLHDVVMRFILLNESYNTLISAPTFFMYVYVVTVLAFIGGLVVFLVIEQPMIQLLKPMINKICPVRKTKEKLEQKHE, from the exons ATGGATCGTAGTGTGGTGAAATTGGGCCTGCTGTTGCTTGCCTCTAGCTTAATAGTTCGATCGGAATCATCTTCGGTGCCGCCCATCTTTCTGTACGATGATTTTGACCACTGTGAGGCACAATCGTCCGTGTACTGTTACGGTCGAACGGTGCTGCGAGTCGACCAATTTCCGGCCGGGTTCGTTGTACCACAAACGGAA AGCATGGATCGCATCGTGTACAAGCATCGGGTACATCACCTGGAGCTAGGGATCTGTTTGCGCGAGTGTGAACAAGAGCTGGAGGGAATTGCCAACCGGGAGACGCTGTATCAACCGCAAATTCCTGTCAATTTTACT TTCTTGATTCCGAACGAGCTGTTTCCCACGATGAAAGACGATAAGCGCCGGTACGAAACGATGGTGAACGTGTGCGTTAACCGGCGACTACGCGCGCGTTACAACATTACCGGTTACACCGCGCTCGAGTACTGCCGACCCGAAGCTACCAAGCAACAGGCCCGCCCGTTCG ATGCATTGGAGTTGCTGTTTCTTGCCATTACGGGGACACTGGTGGGAACTCTTGTTCTAGCCTCAGTACTAGACTTCCGTGGGATTGATCAAG ACAATGCAATTGTGTCCGCTTTCTCAATCCGCCGCAATTGGGATCGATTGCGGGAGAGGCCCAGCTCACAACTGCACCGCGACCTTCGCTACATCGATGGACTGCGGGTGATCATCAACCATCTAGTGATCGTGCTCCACAGCATCTTGATCGCAAGTGCCGCCCCATCGCGAAACTATGACGAGCTGGAAGAGATGATGTCCTTCGCACCGCTTCTAGTATACATTTCATCCAACGCATTCCTGGTGCAGGTGTTCTTCACGATCGGTGGCTATTTGCTGAGCGTCAACGTACTGCGCGATTCGGAAAAAACACCAATCAACGTACGGTACGCTGGCAACAAGATACTGAATCGACTACTCCGTCTCGTGCCCGTGTACGCATTCTTCCTACTATTTTCCGTAAGCGTAAACGTGCGGTTCGATGTGAACCTGAGCGGCTATCGGTTGTTTACGGCGGAAAATGCAATCTGCCGTCAGAACTGGTGGGCCAATTTGTTCTTCGTGAACAATTTCTTGTGGCCCGAAGAGCTGTGCCTTATGCACACCTGGTATCTAGCGGCCGATTTGCAACTCTTCCTGATGGCGATGGCACTGCTGCTGGTCATCTATCGATGGCCGAAGAGTGTTGGGATCGTGTTTCTGGTTGGTGTGATAGCATCGTTCGTGATACCGGGCTATATACTGCACGTGCACAAACTGCATCCAGTGCTGCCGGCTAAGCTGAG tgAAACTAAATTCTTAACCATGTACGATCCATGGCTTCGAAGAATCTATCTGCCCAGCTATGCAAACACGGGAAGCTATCTGTTTGGTGTAATTGCCGGGTACGTGTATCATGGTACGAAAAACAACCGGATTCAGCTGCAGAATTCTTTG CTCTTCAAAGCTTTCGATAAATGTGTGACACCAGTTCTCATTGGTGTTATCATGTCCACCTACCTGTGGTACGCGATCGACATACCGAAACCGAACATCTGGGTCTCCATCTATAGTGCACTGTATCGTAACATTATCGGTATATTTGTTGCCGTATGTTTTATGCGGTGTATTATCACACCTCGCG GTGATATTCGAAAATTTTTAAGCACCAGATTCCTGACCACACTCGGCAAGCTAACATACAGCGCATACGTTCTGCACGATGTGGTGATGCGATTTATTCTGCTGAACGAAAGCTACAACACGCTCATAAGTGCACCGACCTTCTTCATGTACGTGTACGTTGTGACCGTGCTAGCATTTATCGGTGGACTGGTCGTGTTTCTCGTCATCGAACAGCCAATGATACAGCTGCTGAAGCCGAtgataaacaaaatttgtCCTGTGAGAAAAACGAAAGAGAAGCTAGAGCAAAAGCATGAATAG
- the LOC126561027 gene encoding uncharacterized protein LOC126561027: MPMPSLIQKPSNLKVNYPSLNDYELMPPLFQYDSLTECFAQYPSSVYCVVKTVLKPKEDSKIWHAIEKYSKHASYHDHSLLDRGMCVEACVKLVNSLNSSLKATLDTEPITVKPYHLLSIPSERELPQHVARYGRILNICVNDHLRQRYNLTGYSELERCITADSHRPALDVYHVLFGLIVVLLFGAVGYASYTDWRYTKIASNNNNKTDHQTTRIRDALWMEFSLRRTWSQLIATPKSTLQRDFAFVEIFRMLSVLIILAIHVSLCFVAAPTANMRMLEEFFDLRLSLIAVSVFPFQVHTFFTISGVMLAVHFLECAASKTNRIGWSFLWKGVVMRYVRIFPVLFVVWLYQVSWLDWFARGPGDYRFFGLEKDNCRTNGWLNFLFLNNYFKYSNMCMQQTWHLAADFQFFLVGLPFLLLANRHPRLLKPLVTITTIFSIGAPIVNLYRHKLPGVILANSKQLRFVFYAHPALENDYMLSHPHSCSYFSGMFAGIAYHHYRKASVPVLSDGTFASLLKWVPPTMVLLQAIVSPLFYDLDYSEPMLWNAIYGAVHRCCWGAMCATGILYGATVWQGRHSWIHFHPVLQMLSRLSFGVFMVQFSVLKSLTQNATGEGIDFSWKIFVRMALSETKRKGLSKISRIISQFYVF, from the exons ATGCCCATGCCATCCCTCATACAAAAGCCCTCAAATCTCAAGGTGAACTACCCATCCTTGA ATGATTACGAGCTTATGCCACCGCTTTTTCAATATGACAGTTTAACCGAGTGTTTCGCGCAATATCCTTCAAGCGTTTACTGTGTTGTGAAAACGGTTCTGAAACCGAAGGAAGACTCCAAAATATGGCACGCTATAGAG AAATATTCCAAACACGCTTCCTACCACGACCACTCGCTCCTAGATCGAGGAATGTGCGTCGAAGCGTGCGTAAAGCTAGTGAACAGTTTAAATTCTTCGCTCAAAGCCACACTCGATACGGAACCCATTACGGTGAAACCCTAC caTCTTCTTTCAATACCATCCGAACGAGAGCTTCCTCAACATGTGGCCCGGTACGGTAGGATCCTCAACATCTGTGTAAACGATCACCTTCGCCAGCGCTACAATCTGACCGGCTACTCCGAGCTAGAACGATGTATCACGGCCGATTCTCATCGTCCAGCACTTGATGTGTACCACGTGTTGTTCGGATTGATTGTTGTACTGCTATTTGGCGCAGTTGGATATGCGAGCTACACCGATTGGCGTTACACCAAGATTGCTtcaaataataacaacaaaactgACCACCAAACAACGCGAATACGCGACGCTCTCTGGATGGAGTTTTCGCTTCGAAGAACCTGGTCTCAGCTGATTGCCACACCAAAGTCCACCCTTCAGCGGGATTTCGCTTTCGTTGAAATCTTTCGGATGCTGTCGGTGTTGATCATACTCGCCATTCACGTTTCCCTGTGCTTTGTGGCGGCACCAACAGCAAACATGCGCATGTTGGAAGAATTTTTCGACCTAAGGCTGTCGTTGATCGCTGTTAGCGTGTTCCCATTTCAGGTGCATACATTCTTCACGATCAGCGGTGTTATGTTGGCCGTACATTTTCTCGAATGTGCCGCATCGAAGACGAACCGCATTGGGTGGTCTTTCTTGTGGAAGGGTGTTGTGATGCGTTATGTACGCATTTTCCCCGTCTTGTTTGTAGTATGGCTGTATCAGGTGTCCTGGCTTGATTGGTTTGCCCGAGGTCCAGGTGATTATAGGTTTTTTGGTCTGGAAAAGGATAACTGCCGGACGAATGGATGGTTGAACTTTTTGTTCCTCAACAATTACTTCAAATACAGCAAtatg TGTATGCAACAAACATGGCACCTGGCAGCTGATTTTCAATTCTTCCTCGTTGGACTTCccttcctactgctggccaaTCGTCATCCGCGACTGCTGAAACCGCTTGTAACTATCACAACAATTTTCTCGATCGGTGCTCCTATCGTGAACCTTTACCGCCATAAACTGCCCGGAGTTATTCTTGCTAACTCCAA GCAACTTCGGTTCGTGTTCTACGCTCATCCAGCCCTGGAGAATGATTATATGCTATCACATCCACATAGCTGCAGCTACTTCAGTGGTATGTTCGCTGGTATCGCCTACCATCACTATCGAAAAGCTTCCGTCCCCGTTCTTTCCGATGGAACATTTGCATCGCTACTGAAATGGGTACCACCGACGATGGTTCTACTGCAGGCCATTGTTTCTCCCCTGTTCTACGATCTGGACTACAGCGAACCGATGCTTTGGAATGCAATCTACGGTGCGGTTCATCGATGTTGTTGGGGTGCCATGTGTGCGACGGGCATTCTGTACGGTGCAACCGTATGGCAGGGACGTCACTCGTGGATTCATTTCCATCCCGTACTCCAAATGCTCAGCAGACTCTCCTTCGGTGTGTTTATGGTGCAGTTTAGCGTGTTAAAGAGCTTAACACAAAATGCTACCGGAGAGGGAATTGACTTCagttggaagatttttgtaaGGATGGCTTTGAGtgaaacaaagagaaaaggTTTATCGAAGATTTCACGaattatttcacaattttatgTCTTTTAG